The Spirosoma radiotolerans genome has a window encoding:
- a CDS encoding SDR family oxidoreductase → MILVTGATGHLGNAVIHQLLQKLPASQIVAFVRDKNKGINLLEQGVTVRVGTYDDTDALDNAMQGVETVLLIAGTDEENRVRQHQNVVDAAKKAHVQRMAYTSRALKDRATLVNQLMDGHFQTEDYIKESGLPYTLFQNSLYLDAIPQFVGGDAVFARGIYVPAEQGRVALALRSEMGEAIANALTNEHEGNLIYRLTGSESYSFYDVAAALTDLSGKSVTYTPADPVTFETQLIGRGLSDVVARRIVGFITDIANGQEDAISPDLEKLLGRKPTALKDGFSVLYNV, encoded by the coding sequence ATGATCTTAGTAACCGGGGCTACAGGCCACTTGGGTAACGCAGTCATTCACCAGTTACTGCAAAAATTGCCAGCCAGCCAGATTGTCGCCTTCGTACGGGACAAGAACAAAGGTATTAATCTCCTTGAACAGGGGGTGACCGTACGCGTGGGTACCTACGACGATACCGACGCTCTCGACAACGCCATGCAGGGGGTCGAAACTGTCTTGCTGATTGCCGGTACGGATGAAGAGAATCGGGTTCGCCAACACCAGAATGTGGTCGATGCGGCTAAAAAAGCACATGTTCAACGAATGGCTTATACGAGCCGGGCATTGAAAGACCGTGCCACATTGGTCAACCAGTTGATGGATGGGCATTTTCAAACCGAAGATTATATTAAAGAAAGTGGACTGCCCTATACGCTGTTTCAGAACAGTTTGTACCTGGACGCTATCCCGCAGTTTGTGGGCGGAGACGCTGTGTTTGCACGCGGAATCTACGTACCAGCCGAGCAGGGAAGAGTCGCGCTTGCGCTGCGCAGCGAGATGGGCGAAGCGATAGCGAATGCTCTGACCAACGAGCACGAAGGTAACCTGATATACCGGCTCACGGGCAGTGAGTCGTACTCCTTTTATGACGTAGCCGCTGCCCTAACCGATCTATCGGGCAAGTCAGTGACCTATACACCGGCCGACCCCGTCACTTTCGAAACCCAGCTAATCGGACGCGGATTATCGGATGTGGTGGCTCGGAGAATAGTCGGATTTATAACCGACATTGCCAACGGACAGGAAGACGCAATCAGCCCTGACCTGGAAAAGCTACTTGGCCGAAAGCCGACTGCACTCAAAGATGGTTTTTCCGTATTGTATAATGTCTAA
- a CDS encoding outer membrane beta-barrel family protein, protein MKRRLLLLFVLACYSQFVVGQAELRGLLVDGSTTKPIPFASVALYRPADSVAVTGALSDSVGVFHITQVTPGQYRLKTFFIGYKPQTTFVTLRRGDVLNVGTLLLEPSKNQLNEVVVTGQRADLTVKADRQTYRAAQFGSAVGGTATDLLRNLPGISINAEGEVTQRGANGFLVLLNGKPVQANLGTLLNQLPANTMETIEVITTPSARYDPDGKAGIIAITTKSGADLGLSVLVNLQGGLPSLNAFDNARNPVRYSSDASISYRTARWDWTLSTAYLRNDLAGRREGDVYTILSNRFTRFPSIGERSFDRYTFTNRLAVSFTPNKTNVWSAGLYYGHRTEDRIADLVYNNRTTDRQTGLLISQINYFNANLVRKRGQFFTANLDYTHTFANKATLSTGVLYEYDYLDGFTRNLNVRRTDSRDTLQYTYTTTARPIGNLRANVDVTWPLAGGRLEAGYQYRLQNDNGDYRYLNQDGRGAPLLVINAFTGKADITNQIHSLYSQYYHKTKGWEYTAGLRFESAQREVDIRPQGQTYPLTLNNLFPSLNLVYRPKDDWLVRLGYSRRVQRTSNLALNPLPEREHSETLEQGDPALQPEFVDLSELSVTRTLGRSTWQATLYHQNVQNIVNRVNSVYADTILNRLYTNAGRAQRLGIELTSDLTLTKRWKLYVGGTVYRSLLSGQLFQNAVVFSNQAWAYSLNANTTLQPATSWVLQANLNYLSQRITAQGEDSRFFVPNLSIKKSFVQNRLSVMFQWQNIGLGWLASNEQRITTRGVDFYTTTNYIQERDILLLNISYSFRQRSKPVKLPTNEFGEKEF, encoded by the coding sequence ATGAAACGACGATTGCTGCTCCTGTTCGTTCTTGCCTGCTACAGCCAATTCGTTGTTGGACAGGCTGAACTCCGGGGACTCCTGGTGGATGGATCAACCACCAAACCTATCCCTTTTGCAAGTGTCGCGCTTTATCGACCGGCGGATTCCGTGGCCGTAACGGGCGCTCTTTCGGACTCGGTGGGCGTCTTTCACATCACGCAGGTTACCCCCGGACAATACCGGCTTAAAACGTTTTTTATTGGCTATAAACCCCAGACGACCTTCGTTACCCTTAGACGTGGAGACGTGCTCAATGTGGGGACGTTGCTGCTCGAACCGTCAAAGAACCAGTTAAACGAAGTCGTGGTAACGGGACAGCGGGCTGATTTGACCGTAAAAGCCGACCGGCAAACCTACCGGGCCGCGCAGTTTGGCTCAGCAGTGGGCGGAACAGCAACGGATCTATTACGAAACTTGCCGGGGATTAGTATCAACGCAGAAGGGGAAGTCACGCAGCGGGGAGCCAACGGTTTTCTGGTGCTGTTGAATGGAAAGCCCGTACAGGCCAATCTGGGCACTTTGCTCAACCAACTGCCCGCTAATACAATGGAAACCATTGAGGTCATTACCACACCCTCGGCCCGTTATGACCCGGATGGCAAGGCGGGTATAATTGCCATTACCACCAAGTCCGGGGCTGATTTGGGGTTGTCTGTACTGGTCAATCTTCAGGGCGGACTGCCAAGTCTGAATGCCTTTGATAATGCCCGAAATCCAGTTCGGTATAGCTCAGATGCATCGATCAGTTATCGAACAGCCCGCTGGGACTGGACCCTTAGTACGGCCTATCTGCGGAATGACCTGGCCGGTCGGCGGGAGGGCGACGTTTACACAATCCTGAGCAACCGCTTCACGCGTTTTCCGAGTATAGGTGAACGGAGTTTTGATCGTTATACATTTACGAACCGGCTGGCCGTAAGCTTTACACCCAACAAAACCAATGTGTGGTCGGCGGGTTTGTATTATGGGCATCGGACAGAAGACCGTATTGCGGATCTGGTCTACAACAACCGGACAACGGACCGGCAGACGGGCTTACTCATTAGTCAGATCAACTATTTTAACGCCAACCTGGTCCGGAAGCGGGGGCAGTTTTTTACCGCCAACCTCGACTACACGCATACCTTCGCCAACAAAGCCACGTTGAGTACGGGTGTGCTCTACGAATACGACTATCTGGACGGGTTTACGCGCAACCTGAATGTTCGGCGAACCGACAGCCGTGATACGCTACAATACACGTATACAACCACCGCCCGGCCGATTGGTAATCTTCGGGCCAATGTCGATGTGACCTGGCCACTGGCCGGTGGGCGGCTCGAAGCGGGCTACCAGTACCGGCTTCAGAACGACAACGGCGATTATCGGTACCTAAACCAGGATGGTCGGGGTGCACCGCTGCTGGTCATCAATGCTTTTACCGGAAAAGCCGACATTACTAATCAGATCCATAGTCTGTACAGCCAGTACTATCACAAAACGAAGGGTTGGGAGTATACGGCGGGACTGCGTTTCGAGTCGGCTCAGCGGGAGGTAGACATCCGTCCACAGGGGCAAACTTACCCACTGACCCTGAACAATCTGTTTCCCTCCCTCAATCTGGTCTATCGGCCCAAAGACGATTGGTTGGTACGATTGGGCTACAGTCGTCGGGTGCAGCGTACGAGCAATCTGGCCCTTAACCCGCTGCCCGAACGCGAACACTCCGAAACCCTCGAACAGGGTGATCCGGCATTGCAGCCCGAATTTGTTGACCTTAGCGAACTGAGCGTAACCCGAACCCTTGGCCGGAGTACATGGCAGGCTACGCTCTATCATCAAAATGTGCAGAACATCGTCAACCGGGTCAACAGTGTTTATGCGGATACAATCCTGAACCGGCTCTATACCAATGCCGGACGGGCCCAACGGCTCGGTATAGAATTAACCTCGGACCTGACCCTCACCAAACGCTGGAAATTATATGTAGGCGGTACGGTCTACCGGTCGCTGCTTTCGGGTCAGCTGTTTCAAAACGCAGTGGTATTCAGCAATCAGGCGTGGGCTTACTCGCTAAATGCCAATACTACCCTACAACCCGCCACGAGTTGGGTACTACAGGCCAATCTGAACTACCTCTCCCAACGAATCACCGCGCAGGGAGAAGATTCCCGCTTCTTTGTGCCAAATTTATCCATTAAGAAAAGTTTTGTTCAGAACCGGCTCTCGGTCATGTTTCAATGGCAAAACATAGGGCTGGGCTGGCTGGCCAGCAACGAGCAGCGGATTACGACGCGGGGTGTCGATTTTTACACCACTACCAATTATATTCAGGAGCGGGATATTTTGCTGCTGAACATCAGCTACTCGTTCCGTCAGCGGAGTAAGCCCGTCAAACTACCCACCAATGAGTTTGGTGAGAAAGAGTTTTAA
- a CDS encoding glycoside hydrolase family 43 protein — MPNFRRSILSFSLSFFALCSFAQTNTGPAKSGNPIFPGWYADPEGVLFGNQYWVYPTYSAPYEQQVFLDAFSSPDLVTWTKHSRIVDSTAVKWAKKAMWAPSIVEKGGQYFLFFGANDIHDSKKEVGGIGVAVANNPAGPFRDYLGKPLVGEIHNGAQPIDQYVFKDQDGQYYLVYGGWGHCNIARLKDDFTGFLPFPDGTTFREITPKGYVEGPTMFIRQGKYYFMWSEGGWTGPNYSVAYAVAKSPFGPFERVGKILQQDPNVARGAGHHSVIQVPGTDDWYIVYHRRPLTETDGNHRETCIDHMYFDADGAIKPVKITVDGVEARSLK, encoded by the coding sequence ATGCCCAATTTCAGACGATCTATCCTTAGTTTTTCTCTTAGTTTCTTTGCCCTATGCAGTTTTGCCCAAACCAATACTGGGCCAGCCAAGAGCGGTAATCCCATTTTTCCCGGCTGGTACGCTGATCCAGAAGGCGTTCTGTTCGGGAATCAATATTGGGTTTATCCGACCTACTCGGCTCCTTATGAACAGCAGGTATTTCTGGATGCGTTTTCTTCACCTGATCTGGTTACCTGGACAAAGCACAGCCGAATTGTTGACTCGACAGCCGTCAAATGGGCGAAGAAGGCCATGTGGGCACCGTCTATCGTTGAAAAAGGTGGACAATATTTTCTGTTTTTTGGAGCCAATGACATTCATGATTCGAAAAAAGAAGTTGGCGGCATTGGGGTAGCCGTTGCCAATAACCCGGCTGGCCCATTCCGCGACTATCTGGGCAAGCCATTGGTGGGCGAAATCCATAATGGGGCGCAACCCATTGATCAATACGTTTTTAAGGATCAGGACGGTCAGTATTATTTGGTATACGGCGGCTGGGGCCACTGCAATATTGCCCGACTGAAAGACGACTTTACAGGTTTTCTTCCATTTCCTGACGGCACCACTTTTCGAGAGATAACGCCCAAAGGATATGTTGAAGGGCCGACCATGTTCATTCGACAGGGTAAATATTACTTCATGTGGTCGGAGGGCGGCTGGACAGGTCCTAACTACTCCGTTGCTTATGCTGTAGCCAAGTCCCCTTTCGGTCCGTTTGAGCGAGTGGGCAAGATTTTGCAACAGGACCCCAACGTGGCTAGGGGAGCGGGGCATCACTCGGTTATTCAGGTGCCCGGCACCGATGACTGGTACATTGTTTATCACCGACGCCCCTTAACCGAAACCGACGGCAACCATCGGGAAACCTGTATCGATCACATGTATTTCGACGCTGACGGCGCCATCAAACCGGTTAAAATTACTGTCGATGGTGTAGAAGCCCGTTCACTGAAGTGA
- a CDS encoding helix-turn-helix domain-containing protein — protein sequence MPTESLHQLDTIAAYHQLAGLPKPAHPLISVVRFEDVKPQRTDKPKSIVNNFYSIALKWNFNGRMKYGQQAYDFDEGVMVFLAPGQVLTVAANESHEHTGWLLMIHPDFLWHTPLATLIRQYDYFDYSIHEALFLSEKEEAMIVGIIQQIQQEYQTPIDKFSQNIIIAQLDMLLNYADRFYQRQFITRKITNHKVLDRFEAVLEAYFVGDTLQKNGLPTVGYMADQLNLSPTYLSSLLKMLTGQNAQQHIHNKVVDKAKEKLSTTDSSVSEIAYMLGFEHPQSFSKLFKSKTKFTPLAFRHSFN from the coding sequence ATGCCGACCGAATCACTGCACCAACTTGATACAATAGCCGCTTATCATCAGTTGGCGGGCCTGCCCAAACCAGCCCACCCGCTGATTAGTGTAGTCCGGTTTGAGGACGTCAAACCACAACGGACTGACAAGCCGAAAAGCATCGTCAACAACTTTTATTCGATTGCTCTGAAATGGAATTTCAATGGCCGGATGAAGTATGGCCAGCAGGCATACGATTTTGACGAGGGTGTCATGGTCTTTCTGGCCCCCGGTCAGGTACTTACCGTCGCTGCCAATGAGTCGCACGAGCATACGGGCTGGCTCCTAATGATACATCCTGATTTTCTGTGGCATACACCCCTGGCTACACTGATCCGACAGTATGACTACTTTGATTACTCCATTCACGAAGCGCTATTTCTGTCGGAGAAAGAGGAAGCCATGATCGTCGGTATCATCCAGCAAATTCAGCAGGAATACCAGACACCCATCGACAAGTTCAGTCAAAATATCATCATCGCTCAGCTCGACATGTTGCTCAATTATGCCGACCGGTTCTACCAGCGTCAGTTCATTACACGGAAGATTACCAACCATAAAGTTCTTGACCGGTTTGAAGCTGTACTGGAGGCTTATTTTGTTGGCGATACGCTGCAAAAAAACGGTTTGCCAACGGTCGGATACATGGCCGATCAACTCAATCTGTCACCTACCTACCTGAGTAGTTTGCTGAAGATGCTGACTGGGCAAAATGCCCAACAACATATTCACAATAAAGTCGTCGATAAGGCCAAAGAAAAATTATCGACGACCGATTCGTCGGTCAGTGAAATTGCTTACATGCTGGGTTTCGAACACCCCCAGTCGTTTAGTAAGTTATTCAAGAGCAAAACCAAATTTACCCCCCTGGCATTTCGTCACTCGTTCAACTAG
- the dprA gene encoding DNA-processing protein DprA has product MPTDTQHQIALTLVPGVGSILIRQLISYCGSATEVFRSPLARLLKVPGIGEVTARAVLKPGVLSDAEQVMLRLEKLGASALFYTDKAYPGRLKSLYDAPALLYFQGTGNLNAPRTIGLVGTRQATEYGRRITHEIIEAITPYGVSVISGLAYGIDIAAHRSSLANGLPTLGVMASGLDIIYPNVHQKTATDMLMQGGLLTESKPGTKPDAHLFPARNRIIAGLSDVVVVVEAAAKGGALITAEYANNYHREVFAVPGQLNQAFSAGCNKLIRENKAQIYTSPKDIIEALNWDRAHEPVSPKNIPSALPVDITEEESQILALLRQSADLHVDELSWKSQIPMGRLASLLLTLEFQGFIRSLPGKKYAVVYV; this is encoded by the coding sequence GTGCCTACTGATACCCAGCATCAAATTGCCCTTACACTCGTTCCGGGCGTGGGGAGTATTCTTATCCGACAACTGATCAGTTATTGCGGTTCAGCGACGGAAGTTTTCCGGTCACCGTTGGCTCGCTTACTGAAAGTACCCGGTATTGGCGAAGTGACAGCCCGTGCCGTTTTGAAACCCGGCGTCCTGTCGGATGCCGAACAGGTCATGCTCCGTCTGGAGAAACTGGGGGCTTCGGCACTGTTTTACACCGACAAAGCGTATCCAGGCCGACTTAAAAGTCTCTATGACGCCCCCGCCCTCCTCTATTTCCAGGGAACAGGTAACCTCAACGCGCCACGGACAATTGGCCTGGTGGGTACCCGGCAAGCGACCGAATATGGTCGGCGAATTACCCATGAAATCATTGAAGCGATCACGCCTTATGGAGTCAGTGTCATCAGTGGACTGGCGTATGGTATTGATATTGCAGCGCACCGTTCCAGTTTGGCCAATGGGTTACCAACCCTTGGGGTAATGGCCAGTGGTCTGGATATTATTTACCCCAACGTGCATCAGAAAACAGCCACGGATATGCTTATGCAAGGCGGCTTACTCACTGAAAGCAAACCCGGTACCAAACCCGACGCGCACCTGTTTCCAGCGCGCAACCGGATCATTGCCGGTTTGAGTGACGTGGTCGTTGTGGTCGAGGCTGCAGCCAAGGGCGGTGCGCTCATTACGGCCGAATACGCCAACAACTACCATCGGGAGGTGTTTGCCGTTCCGGGACAGTTGAATCAGGCCTTTTCGGCGGGCTGCAACAAACTGATTCGGGAGAACAAAGCACAGATTTATACGAGCCCAAAAGATATTATTGAAGCCCTCAACTGGGACAGAGCCCATGAGCCGGTTTCACCGAAGAATATACCGTCCGCGTTACCCGTCGATATAACGGAAGAAGAAAGCCAAATCCTGGCCCTACTTCGCCAATCGGCCGATCTGCATGTTGATGAGTTGAGCTGGAAAAGTCAAATTCCGATGGGACGACTGGCCTCTTTGCTCCTCACACTCGAATTTCAAGGATTTATCCGCTCCTTACCAGGCAAGAAATACGCCGTCGTTTATGTTTGA
- a CDS encoding AraC family transcriptional regulator, whose product MTKPEPIAFQTKNKLENERLFKLSRFKEVIKRTQPHKHDGYFELIVLLEGAGFHWVDTKLMPIAPPMTFFLSPGQLHCWQLTAIPKGFVVMFRADFIDPKHSADLYPLVQQLEQKREITLLDPTPIVDLLITIENEYTSPSAHHFVILRALTQILLARLLNMDQQETEAPKTGDLTFRRFTELLRQPGPVEHRVFYYAEVLGVSPQHLNTICRRVHGKSASDLINEHIVLDAKRYLLHTDQSISELAEQLGFADPSHFVKYFKKMTAHTPASFRKLYGF is encoded by the coding sequence ATGACCAAACCAGAGCCCATTGCCTTTCAGACAAAGAACAAGCTGGAAAATGAGCGGTTATTTAAATTATCTCGTTTTAAGGAGGTTATTAAACGAACACAACCGCACAAGCATGATGGTTATTTTGAATTGATCGTCTTACTGGAAGGAGCTGGGTTTCATTGGGTGGATACGAAGCTTATGCCGATTGCACCGCCCATGACCTTTTTCCTTTCTCCAGGGCAACTGCATTGCTGGCAGCTCACGGCCATACCCAAAGGGTTCGTAGTCATGTTTCGAGCCGATTTTATCGATCCCAAACACAGTGCCGATCTGTACCCGCTGGTGCAACAACTCGAACAAAAACGGGAGATTACCTTACTCGATCCTACTCCCATAGTCGACTTGCTGATTACCATCGAAAACGAGTACACGTCTCCGTCGGCACACCATTTTGTCATTTTACGGGCACTCACACAGATTCTGCTGGCCCGACTACTAAATATGGATCAGCAGGAGACGGAAGCTCCTAAAACAGGAGACCTTACGTTTCGTCGGTTTACTGAGCTATTGCGGCAGCCCGGACCCGTAGAACACCGGGTTTTTTATTATGCGGAGGTCCTGGGCGTCTCTCCCCAGCATTTAAATACCATTTGTCGCCGGGTGCATGGCAAATCTGCCAGTGACCTGATTAACGAACACATTGTACTGGATGCCAAACGTTATCTTTTACATACGGATCAAAGCATTTCTGAACTGGCAGAACAGCTCGGGTTTGCCGACCCGTCACATTTTGTGAAGTATTTCAAAAAAATGACGGCTCATACACCAGCCTCCTTTCGGAAACTCTATGGGTTCTAA
- a CDS encoding organic hydroperoxide resistance protein has product MFQALYTAHATATGGRDGHVTSSDQVLDLDVRTPRELGGSGGAYSNPEQLFAAGYAACFDSALNLVARMGKVKTGTTTVTADVSIGKLDTGGFGLSVTLDVNVPGVDQAVAEELVAKAHQVCPYSNATRGNIPVTLTVTNNEPAD; this is encoded by the coding sequence ATGTTTCAAGCCTTATATACAGCTCATGCTACGGCAACCGGCGGCCGCGATGGCCACGTAACATCATCCGACCAGGTTCTGGACCTCGACGTTCGCACACCCCGTGAGCTGGGTGGGTCGGGTGGTGCCTACTCCAATCCTGAGCAGCTATTTGCCGCTGGCTATGCGGCTTGTTTTGATAGCGCCCTCAATCTGGTAGCCCGCATGGGAAAAGTAAAAACGGGCACAACAACGGTAACGGCCGATGTTAGCATTGGGAAGCTGGATACGGGTGGTTTTGGGCTGTCTGTCACGCTGGATGTTAACGTACCGGGCGTCGATCAGGCCGTCGCAGAAGAGCTGGTCGCTAAAGCCCACCAGGTGTGTCCGTACTCAAATGCTACACGGGGCAACATTCCTGTAACGCTTACGGTGACGAACAACGAACCAGCAGACTAA
- a CDS encoding 30S ribosomal protein THX, which produces MSIMGRGDKKSKRGKISQGSYGKSRLGKAKKSAIPKPVDKPQE; this is translated from the coding sequence ATGTCAATTATGGGAAGAGGTGATAAGAAGTCGAAAAGAGGAAAAATATCACAGGGTTCCTATGGCAAATCTCGCCTTGGAAAAGCAAAGAAATCAGCCATTCCCAAGCCTGTTGACAAGCCACAGGAGTAA
- a CDS encoding serine hydrolase domain-containing protein has product MENAKKVLLIFILVSPFSYAQPIPRKLPLLDSLTHKIEQNSYPNMHAVLISQNGVTVYQHYTNGYTSDSLHDSRSSFKSIASLLTGIAIDKGFIRNTAQRVYSFFPEYTSYQHWDSRKDQMTLDDLLTMKTGFDCEEFNGTRDCEEAMSQSKDWVKFSLDLPLANRPGTHWAYTSAAPMILSGVIANASKMTIVAFAEKYLFKPLGISRYRWTMDSAQHGMTAGSFFIRPADMLKIGQLVANQGNWQGKQIVSKAWIDKSTRAVTAISNFSFVGSSRTKRAQPQPTYYGYYWYREQLVTNSFKHDVLFASGNGGQYIMLIDDLKLVVVFTGGNYNSWKAKLPFEALAAYIIPSVAR; this is encoded by the coding sequence ATGGAAAATGCCAAAAAGGTCCTCCTGATTTTTATTTTAGTAAGTCCATTTTCCTACGCGCAACCGATTCCTAGGAAGTTACCCTTACTCGATAGCCTGACGCACAAAATTGAGCAGAATAGCTATCCGAATATGCATGCGGTGCTCATTAGTCAAAATGGTGTCACCGTTTACCAGCATTACACCAACGGCTACACCTCGGATAGTTTACACGATTCCCGATCATCGTTCAAATCGATTGCCAGCCTGTTAACGGGTATTGCCATTGATAAAGGGTTTATCAGGAACACCGCTCAGCGGGTCTATAGCTTTTTTCCTGAATACACGAGCTATCAGCACTGGGACAGCCGAAAAGACCAAATGACACTCGACGATTTGCTGACCATGAAAACAGGCTTCGATTGTGAGGAATTCAACGGTACCAGGGATTGTGAAGAAGCTATGTCGCAGAGCAAAGACTGGGTTAAGTTTTCGTTGGATCTACCGCTGGCGAATCGGCCGGGAACGCATTGGGCTTATACGTCCGCTGCGCCCATGATTTTGAGTGGTGTCATTGCCAATGCCTCAAAGATGACGATTGTAGCCTTTGCTGAAAAATACCTGTTCAAGCCATTAGGCATTAGTAGGTATCGATGGACAATGGATTCGGCTCAACATGGTATGACGGCCGGTTCATTTTTCATTCGTCCCGCTGATATGCTGAAAATAGGTCAACTGGTCGCGAATCAGGGGAATTGGCAGGGCAAACAGATCGTGTCAAAAGCGTGGATCGATAAATCGACAAGAGCCGTTACCGCCATCTCTAACTTTTCGTTTGTTGGCTCTTCCCGAACCAAACGAGCTCAGCCTCAACCAACGTACTATGGCTATTACTGGTACCGGGAACAACTGGTCACGAATTCCTTCAAACACGATGTCCTGTTTGCTTCGGGGAACGGCGGTCAGTATATAATGCTGATCGACGATTTAAAATTGGTCGTAGTCTTTACGGGTGGAAACTATAATTCATGGAAAGCAAAGCTTCCCTTTGAAGCGTTGGCAGCATATATTATTCCTAGCGTTGCCCGCTGA
- a CDS encoding MarR family winged helix-turn-helix transcriptional regulator, with product MNKLLLDSQLCFPLYALSRQVTAQYRPLLEKLDLTYPQYLVLLLLWESDNRTVGEIGERLLLDSGTLTPLLKRMEQKGLLTRQRNPADERQVTIQLTESGRGMQAQAMDIPTQLQESLKLDNQQIVNLRDQLQTILQQLTKTV from the coding sequence ATGAATAAGCTTTTGTTGGACAGCCAGCTTTGTTTTCCGTTGTACGCGCTTTCGCGACAGGTGACGGCGCAGTATCGGCCTTTACTCGAAAAGCTTGATTTAACGTATCCTCAATATTTAGTACTACTCTTACTATGGGAGTCAGACAATCGAACCGTTGGTGAAATTGGCGAACGGTTGTTACTGGACTCCGGAACACTGACGCCGTTGCTCAAGCGGATGGAGCAGAAGGGGCTACTAACCCGACAGCGCAACCCAGCCGACGAACGTCAGGTGACCATTCAACTCACTGAAAGCGGGCGGGGCATGCAGGCACAAGCGATGGACATTCCAACCCAATTGCAGGAGAGCCTGAAGCTGGACAATCAGCAGATTGTCAATCTGCGAGACCAACTACAAACCATTTTACAACAACTTACCAAAACAGTATAA